The following are encoded in a window of Scophthalmus maximus strain ysfricsl-2021 chromosome 2, ASM2237912v1, whole genome shotgun sequence genomic DNA:
- the LOC118300275 gene encoding uncharacterized protein LOC118300275, giving the protein MLLTVLSFSQPTSSASLSSAVSSTVSCATGRRTPSPGHSPRRYVQTVSPLSLPPSPVSSMASTSSVPSAATRVEVSATTSTGSSSAPLPPVTSAPAVASPSIAGPSTHPAPDPLPLAGNVEADAGSAPGWLPAKLLKTIPLQDQKWISAALWKHQRLRSDLKLWYDPPEPALIYHQIPTPERFFNHRLLVWMPYHLWKVRLTCPVCGKHLTGYGAHKRARQVLDIDRYYLLITETLWCSAVGCKTSYISTSKTILDQLDLAHRLEFRIILTQRYACDMRVIRFLRERTLGNSSSRLVKQLRENHSEEWLKQLCRYLGACSDFAARPCLLPVQFQEPPEPVAIPSHRWMLAVYGRDILSRLEHIKASITSTFGSILKMDSTKKITKKLSGLAKGTALWLTSVSNEVGQILISVLTAQEGPALDIMVADLIRRYSNASVTPPQLLYVDCDCCLEGRGQTKLQQRFGGWPDLVVKLDIYHFMRRLASGCTKDAHPLYPIFMAKLSCCIFEWDSEDVALVRRAKREQLKREGVPGITEKMVDQHITKDELARHCRRRTRGEQQTIVLIECLLNELMGEKGRDLLGVPLLDQERMQHIWQTQRRHVKCIQDEPGVLLYAQTGTTTKEGIILPNYRCARGSTSLESFHLHLNRFIPGTSANGLNFQLYLLEGLKRWNQDRHAASLAVKPPALLTYSGDLVQCVNTHSVKVLGRKLVPSFQPPAVYTGELIGIDYLYRQTGQALQDVHPDSEETDQMLEDVGTEEELEVESFEDSGLSLSLDPTIELLDLSSGPSPDSTSSASLPTPSSLHPTASCSAAAATEQHVIVHEPSGPSALPAGSRLPVVLPTTTRFQATVPPAATAGPSASPPITHAAPQQQLPLDVPKRIRSGLSAVTTGSASVRPLLPTTLATTVPAATATAMAGLRAITPAAPEQQQAVDERCVPGMERVDCLAEYLVGLRTETGQTLNNQQASTIIALWQNLLPYDQQRVTYAARHQVRLTSGRFRCSKKKPEFTPGVESMTRCVLGSTGSPAQWPDCCRLVESIFVKLCSIYKSPKKQGKCALTRWTLILRDYSKIRQLVLANGAVMQGTTLQLFDVNQTTLIQWHNKRLKRQDSNILLQGVNLPPAIPVARAPLPPVQIRPAVAPLQPGPQHQYHLPPSTAGQAVVKRKSAAPAHHLHAPKALCPRLPAPRQLFPQPAPPPTSARFPFVIDPSPAIGPIVFLAPQVPAAKSIAPHGPLPTPSPARRPYNRTTDKNKCSQCHQPRNKDNGHGQYYGYIYCPQNANMSLDQWMEEMRRKRAQKK; this is encoded by the exons atgttgttAACTGTGCTCTCATTCTCTCAGCCCACAAGTAGCGCTTCGTTGTCCTCGGCCGTGTCCAGCACTGTTTCATGCGCCACAGGGAGGAGGACCCCGTCACCTGGCCACAGTCCCAGGAGATACGTTCAGactgtttcccctctgtctcttcctccttctcctgtgtcTTCGATGGCCTCCACTTCCTCGGTTCCATCAGCCGCTACTAGAGTT GAAGTGTCAGCTACCACCTCCActggttcctcctctgctcctctcccccctgTGACCTCAGCACCTGCCGTTGCTTCTCCATCTATTGCTGGTCCCTCAACCCATCCTGCTCCTGACCCTCTTCCGTTGGCCGGAAATGTGGAGGCTGATGCTGGTTCAGCACCTGGCTGGCTCCCTGCTAAACTCCTGAAGACCATTCCTCTTCAAGATCAGAAATGGATTTCAGCAGCTTTGTGGAAGCACCAGCGGCTGCGCTCTGACCTCAAACTCTGGTATGATCCACCAGAGCCAGCATTGATTTATCACCAGATCCCCACTCCAGAGCGATTTTTCAATCACCGGCTTCTTGTGTGGATGCCATACCACCTTTGGAAGGTCAGGCTtacctgtcctgtgtgtggtAAACATCTCACAGGCTATGGAGCCCACAAGAGAGCCCGCCAGGTTCTGGATATTGACAGGTATTACCTGTTGATAACAGAGACTCTCTGGTGCAGCGCAGTTGGTTGCAAAACCAGCTACATTTCCACCAGCAAAACCATTTTGGACCAGCTGGACTTGGCCCACAGGCTTGAGTTCCGAATAATCCTTACTCAAAG ATATGCTTGTGACATGCGTGTCATAAGATTTCTGAGAGAGAGGACCCTTGGTAACAGTTCCTCCCGCTTGGTCAAGCAGCTGAGGGAAAACCACAGCGAGGAGTGGCTTAAGCAACTCTGCCGGTACCTTGGTGCATGCTCGGACTTTGCTGCCCGGCCATGCCTGCTCCCTGTCCAGTTCCAGGAGCCGCCTGAGCCAGTAGCCATACCATCTCACAGGTGGATGCTGGCTGTTTATGGCAGAGACATCCTGAGCAGGCTTGAACACATCAAGGCCAGCATAACATCTACCTTTGGCAGTATCCTGAAAATGGACTCCACgaaaaaa ATCACTAAGAAGCTGTCGGGCCTTGCCAAGGGGACCGCCTTGTGGCTTACATCTGTGAGCAACGAGGTGGGCCAAATCCTCATCAGTGTCCTGACTGCTCAGGAGGGTCCCGCTCTGGACATTATGGTAGCTGACCTCATCCGCAGGTACAGCAATGCTAGTGTGACCCCTCCTCAGCTACTTTATGTAGACTGTGACTGTTGTCTGGAGGGCAGAGGGCAGACTAAATTGCAGCAAAGATTTGGTGGATGGCCAGACCTGGTTGTGAAACTGGATATATACCATTTCATGCGGCGACTGGCATCGGGGTGTACAAAGGATGCACATCCTTTGTACCCCATCTTCATGGCAAAGCTGTCATGCTGCATTTTTGAGTGGGACAGTGAAGATGTTGCCTTGGTGCGGCGAGCAAAGAGGGAACAGTTGAAACGCGAAGGTGTCCCTGGCATCACTGAGAAAATGGTAGACCAGCACATTACCAAGGATGAACTGGCCCGGCACTGCAGAAGGCGGacaagaggagagcagcagaccaTTGTTCTGATTGAGTGCCTCTTAAATGAGCTGATGGGGGAAAAGGGCAGAGACCTTCTTGGTGTCCCTCTCTTGGACCAGGAGAGAATGCAGCACATCTGGCAAACCCAGAGGAGGCACGTTAAGTGCATCCAGGATGAACCAGGTGTACTCCTGTATGCTCAGACTGGCACCACCACCAAAGAGGGCATCATCCTGCCAAATTACAGGTGTGCTAGAGGGTCCACATCGCTCGAGTCCTTCCACCTGCATCTCAACAGGTTCATTCCAG GAACGAGTGCCAACGGCCTGAATTTCCAGCTGTACCTTCTGGAAGGCCTTAAGAGATGGAACCAGGACCGTCATGCCGCATCTCTGGCAGTCAAGCCTCCTGCTTTGCTGACCTACTCAGGAGACCTTGTTcaatgtgtcaacacacacagtgtcaaggTGCTTGGAAGGAAGCTCGTCCCCTCTTTTCAGCCACCGGCCGTTTACACTG GGGAGCTAATAGGTATCGATTACCTGTACCGCCAGACAGGCCAGGCCCTGCAGGATGTACATCCTGACTCGGAGGAGACTGATCAGATGCTGGAGGATGTAGGCACTGAAGAAGAGTTGGAAGTTGAGAGCTTTGAGGATTCTGGTTTGAGCCTCAGCCTGGACCCCACCATTGAGCTGCTGGACTTGTCCTCTGGTCCATCACCCGACTCCACCAGCTCAGCCAGCCTtccaactccctcctctctccatcctacTGCATCTTGTAGCGCTGCAGCAGCGACTGAGCAACATGTG ATTGTTCACGAGCCCTCCGGCCCATCAGCCCTCCCTGCCGGCTCCAGACTTCCTGTAGTGCTCCCAACTACTACCAGATTCCAAGCTACTGTCCCTCCTGCTGCAACTGCTGGTCCTTCGGCATCACCTCCCATCACTCATGCTGCACCTCAACAACAGCTT cCTTTGGATGTTCCAAAAAGAATCAGGTCTGGCCTATCAGCTGTCACCACTGGCTCAGCTTCTGTTCGTCCTCTTCTCCCAACCACACTCGCAACCACTGTCCCTGCTGCTACAGCTACTGCTATGGCTGGATTACGAGCCATCACCCCAGCAGCACCTGAGCAGCAACAG GCTGTGGATGAGCGTTGTGTCCCAGGGATGGAGCGTGTGGACTGCCTAGCCGAGTACTTGGTTGGGCTGAGGACTGAAACTGGCCAGACGCTCAACAACCAGCAGGCCAGCACTATCATAGCCCTGTGGCAGAACCTCCTGCCATATGATCAGCAGCGGGTGACATACGCTGCACGCCACCAGGTGCGTCTCACATCAGGTCGCTTCAGGTGTTCCAAAAAGAAACCTGAATTTACGCCTGGTGTAGAGAGTATGACCCGCTGTGTCTTAGGATCAACAGGATCCCCTGCTCAGTGGCCAGATTGTTGTCGTTTGGTAGAGTCCATCTTTGTCAAACTATGTAGCATATATAAGAGCCCCAAAAAACAGGGCAAATGTGCTCTGACTAGATGGACTCTGATTCTCAGGGACTACAGCAAAATCAGGCAGCTGGTCCTGGCTAACGGTGCAGTCATGCAGGGCACTACTCTGCAGTTGTTTGATGTTAATCAAACAACTCTCATTCAGTGGCACAATAAGCGACTGAAGAGGCAGGACAGTAACATTCTGCTGCAAGGGGTCAACTTGCCTCCTGCAATTCCAGTAGCTCGTGCCCCTCTCCCACCCGTACAGATACGCCCCGCTGTTGCACCCCTACAGCCAGGCCCTCAACATCAGTACCACTTGCCACCAAGTACAGCAGGACAGGCAGTGGTCAAGAGGAAGTCTGCTGCTCCAGCCCATCACCTCCATGCCCCGAAGGCTCTCTGCCCGAGATTGCCAGCCCCGAGGCAGTTGTTTCCTCAGCCAGCACCTCCGCCTACCTCTGCCCGCTTCCCTTTTGTCATCGACCCCAGCCCTGCTATTGGCCCAATTGTGTTTTTGGCCCCACAAGTACCTGCAGCCAAATCCATTGCCCCTCATGGCCCCCTTCCCACCCCATCACCTGCACGTAGGCCATACAATcggacaacagacaaaaataaatgcagtcagtGCCACCAGCCCCGGAACAAAGACAATGGCCATGGTCAATATTATGGGTACATTTACTGTCCCCAAAATGCTAACATGTCCCTTGACCAGTGgatggaagagatgaggaggaagagggcacaaaaaaaataa
- the LOC118300297 gene encoding histone H3 — MARTKQTARKSTGGKAPRKQLATKAARKSAPATGGVKKPHRYRPGTVALREIRRYQKSTELLIRKLPFQRLVREIAQDFKTDLRFQSSAVMALQEASEAYLVGLFEDTNLCAIHAKRVTIMPKDIQLARRIRGERA; from the coding sequence ATGGCAAGAACCAAACAAACCGCTCGTAAGTCCACCGGAGGAAAAGCTCCCAGGAAGCAGCTCGCCACCAAGGCTGCCCGCAAGAGCGCGCCGGCCACCGGCGGCGTGAAGAAGCCTCACCGCTACAGGCCCGGTACCGTGGCGCTGCGGGAGATCCGCCGCTACCAGAAGTCCACCGAGCTGCTGATCCGCAAGCTGCCTTTCCAGCGCCTGGTGCGAGAGATCGCCCAGGACTTCAAGACCGACCTGCGCTTCCAGAGCTCCGCCGTCATGGCTCTGCAGGAGGCCAGCGAGGCTTACCTGGTCGGCCTGTTCGAGGACACCAACCTGTGCGCCATCCACGCCAAGAGGGTCACCATCATGCCCAAAGACATCCAGCTGGCCCGCCGCATCCGAGGGGAGAGAGCTTAG
- the LOC118300312 gene encoding histone H2B-like, with product MPDIAKSAPKKGSKKAVAKTAGKGGKKRRKSRKESYAIYVYKVLKQVHPDTGISSKAMGIMNSFVSDIFERIAGEASRLAHYNKRSTITSREIQTAVRLLLPGELAKHAVSEGTKAVTKYTSSK from the coding sequence ATGCCTGATATAGCGAAATCTGCGCCCAAGAAGGGCTCCAAGAAGGCGGTGGCCAAGACCGCCGGCAAGGGcggcaagaagaggagaaagtccCGCAAGGAGAGCTACGCCATCTACGTGTATAAGGTGCTGAAGCAGGTGCACCCCGACACCGGCATCTCCTCCAAGGCCATGGGCATCATGAACTCGTTCGTGAGCGACATCTTCGAGCGCATCGCCGGCGAGGCCTCCCGCCTGGCGCACTACAACAAGCgctccaccatcacctccagGGAGATCCAGACCGCCGTGCGCCTGCTGCTGCCCGGCGAGCTGGCCAAACACGCCGTGTCCGAGGGCACCAAGGCCGTGACCAAGTACACCAGCTCCAAGTAA
- the LOC118300303 gene encoding late histone H2A.L3 has translation MSGRGKGAGKTRAKAKTRSSRAGLQFPVGRVHRHLRKGNYAQRVGAGAPVYLAAVLEYLTAEILELAGNAARDNKKTRIIPRHLQLAVRNDEELNKLLGGVTIAQGGVLPNIQAVLLPKKTEKPAKK, from the coding sequence ATGTCTGGACGCGGAAAAGGAGCCGGTAAGACCAGGGCGAAGGCCAAGACCCGCTCCTCCAGGGCCGGACTCCAGTTCCCGGTGGGTCGTGTCCACAGACATCTGAGGAAGGGCAACTACGCCCAGCGTGTCGGTGCCGGAGCTCCGGTCTACCTGGCGGCGGTGCTCGAGTACCTGACCGCTGAGATCCTTGAGCTGGCCGGTAACGCGGCCCGCGACAACAAGAAGACCAGGATCATCCCCCGTCACCTGCAGCTGGCTGTCCGCAACGACGAGGAGctcaacaagctgctgggcGGAGTCACCATCGCTCAGGGCGGCGTGCTGCCCAACATCCAGGCGGTGCTGCTGCCCAAGAAGACCGAGAAGCCCGCGAAGAAGTGA
- the LOC118300283 gene encoding histone H1-like produces the protein MAEELPAAAAAAAPAKVAKSPKKKSAPRRRKDGPSLPQMITDCLTEVKERKGTSVTALKKNLSAKGVDVIKLNKRINATITKLVSSGVLIHVRGIGASGSLKLVKEAKAAKPAAKKAVVVVKKKPTTAVKAKKPAAKKAAVKKTVVKKTVAKKSPKKAAAKKTVVKKSPKTVAPPKKSPKKAAVKKSKAAVKKPVVKKAPAKKPAAKKAKK, from the coding sequence ATGGCAGAAGaacttccagcagcagcagcagcggccgcCCCGGCCAAAGTGGCCAAGTCCCCGAAGAAGAAGAGCGCTCCCCGGCGCAGGAAGGACGGACCCTCCCTGCCGCAGATGATCACAGACTGTCTGACAGAGGTCAAGGAACGCAAGGGGACCTCGGTGACCgcgctgaagaagaacctgtcGGCTAAAGGCGTCGACGTGATCAAGTTGAACAAACGCATCAACGCCACCATCACGAAGCTGGTGAGCTCCGGAGTCCTGATCCACGTCAGAGGCATCGGGGCGTCCGGCTCCCTCAAGCTCGTCAAGGAAGCCAAAGCCGCGAAGCCCGCCGCCAAGaaagcggtggtggtggtgaagaagaagcCGACGACCGCCGTCAAAGCCAAGAAACCCGCGGCCAAGAAAGCGGCCGTGAAGAAGACGGTGGTGAAGAAGACGGTGGCGAAGAAGTCCCCGAAGAAAGCGGCGGCGAAGAAGACGGTGGTGAAGAAGAGTCCTAAGACGGTCGCCCCCCCGAAGAAGAGTCCCAAGAAGGCCGCTGTCAAGAAGTCCAAGGCCGCCGTGAAGAAGCCCGTGGTCAAGAAAGCTCCGGCAAAGAAGCCCGCAGCTAAGAAGGCGAAGAAGTGA
- the LOC118300307 gene encoding histone H2A-like, which translates to MSGRGKTGGKARAKVKTRSSRAGLQFPVGRVHRLLRKGNYAQRVGAGAPVYLAAVLEYLTAEILELAGNAARDNKKTRIIPRHLQLAVRNDEELNKLLGGVTIAQGGVLPNIQAVLLPKKTEKPAKK; encoded by the coding sequence ATGAGCGGACGAGGCAAAACCGGAGGAAAGGCCCGAGCCAAGGTCAAGACCCGCTCCTCCAGGGCCGGGCTCCAGTTCCCGGTGGGTCGTGTCCACAGGCTGCTCAGGAAGGGCAACTACGCCCAGCGTGTCGGTGCCGGAGCTCCGGTCTACCTGGCGGCGGTGCTCGAGTACCTGACCGCTGAGATCCTGGAGCTGGCCGGTAACGCGGCCCGCGACAACAAGAAGACCAGGATCATCCCCCGTCACCTGCAGCTGGCTGTCCGCAACGACGAGGAGctcaacaagctgctgggcGGAGTCACCATCGCTCAGGGCGGCGTGCTGCCCAACATCCAGGCGGTGCTGCTGCCCAAGAAGACCGAGAAGCCCGCGAAGAAATAA
- the LOC118300320 gene encoding histone H1-like, translated as MAEEEAPTPAAAPAKSPAKAAKKKATPKPKKAGPSLRDLIVEAVSASKERSGVSLAALKKALVAGGYDVEKNKTRVKVAIKALVAKETLVQTKGTGASGSFKMNKKVEPKAKKPVKKAAPKAKKPAAAKKPKAAAKKPAAAKKSPKKAKKPAAAKKSPKKVAKSPKKAAKSPKKSPKKAAKKAAPAAKKVPAKKAAAAKPKAKKTAAKKK; from the coding sequence atggcagaagaagaagctccaACTCCCGCCGCCGCTCCGGCGAAGTCCCCGGCGAAGGCCGCCAAGAAGAAGGCGACACCCAAACCGAAGAAGGCCGGACCGAGCCTCCGTGACCTCATCGTCGAGGCCGTGTCCGCGTCCAAGGAGCGCAGCGGCGTGTCTCTGGCCGCCCTGAAGAAGGCTCTGGTCGCCGGAGGCTACGATGTGGAGAAGAACAAGACCCGCGTCAAGGTCGCCATCAAGGCGCTCGTGGCCAAGGAGACCCTGGTCCAGACCAAGGGAACCGGGGCGTCCGGCTCCTTCAAGATGAACAAGAAGGTCGAGCCCAAGGCCAAGAAGCCGGTGAAGAAGGCCGCTCCCAAAGCGAAGAAGCCCGCAGCCGCCAAGAAGCCCAAGGCCGCGGCCAAGAAGCCGGCAGCCGCCAAGAAGTCCCCGAAGAAGGCGAAGAAACCCGCCGCGGCCAAGAAGAGCCCCAAGAAGGTGGCCAAGAGCCCCAAGAAGGCCGCGAAGAGCCCGAAGAAGAGCCCGAAGAAGGCCGCGAAGAAGGCCGCACCTGCCGCCAAGAAAGTCCCCGCGAagaaggcggcggcggccaaaCCCAAAGCGAAGAAGACCgcagcgaagaagaagtga